One window from the genome of Amaranthus tricolor cultivar Red isolate AtriRed21 chromosome 9, ASM2621246v1, whole genome shotgun sequence encodes:
- the LOC130824349 gene encoding vacuolar-sorting receptor 3-like, whose amino-acid sequence MNPRSNEREKQRRVFILLGFLFLTWVSSIESRFVVEKNSLRVTSPDEVKGTYDSAIGNFGIPQYGGSMAGTVHYPKDNRKGCKDFSDFSISFKKKPGQLPIFVLLDRGDCFFALKVWNAQQAGAAAVLVADDVEEALITMDTPEEDNVSAKYIENITIPSALIEKSFGETLKKSFRNGDMVNVNLDWREAVPHPDDRVEYELWTTSNDECGVKCEMLMGFTKEFKGAAQILEKGGYTQFTPHYITWYCPQAFTISKQCKSQCINHGRYCAPDPDQDFSRGYEGKDVVIENLRQLCVFKVANESRKPWIWWDYVTDFQIRCPMKDKKYNKDCAEGVIKSLGLDMKKIEKCMGDPEADEDNPVLKEEQEAQIGKGSRGDVTILPTLVVNNHQYRGKLEKGAVLKAVCSGFEETTEPAVCLSDDIETNECLDNNGGCWQDKAANVTACKDTFRGRVCECPLVNGVQFSGDGYSLCKPNGPGRCKMNNGGCWHETRHGQTFTACVDHEDTCKCPPGFKGDGANSCVDIDECKEKTACQCSECNCKNTWGSYDCLCSGDLLYMKDHDTCISKSAAQAKSTWTAVWLSFIGLGIAAAGVYLFYKYRIRQYMDSEIRAIMAQYMPLDSQTEIPNHSSDDRA is encoded by the exons ATGAATCCAAGGTCAAATGAGAGAGAAAAGCAGAGAAGAGTTTTTATTCTtctagggtttttgtttttaacATGGGTTTCTTCAATTGAATCCAGATTTGTTGTTGAAAAGAATAGTTTAAGGGTTACGTCACCTGATGAAGTTAAGGGTACTTATGATAGTGCTATTGGTAACTTTGGGATTCCTCAGTATGGTGGTAGTATGGCTGGTACTGTTCATTATCCTAAGGATAATCGAAAAGGTTGCAAAGATTTCAGTGATTTCAGTATTTCTTTCAAGAAGAAGCCTGGTCAATTACCCATCTTCGTTCTTCTCGATCGAGGAg ATTGCTTTTTTGCTTTGAAGGTGTGGAATGCCCAGCAAGCTGGTGCTGCTGCTGTCCTGGTTGCTGATGATGTTGAAGAAGCATTGATAACCATGGATACACCTGAAGAAGATAATGTATCTGCAAAATACATTGAAAATATTACCATACCCTCTGCGCTCATTGAAAAGAGTTTTGGTGAAACACTGAAGAAATCATTCAGGAATGGGGACATGGTTAATGTGAATCTTGATTGGAGAGAAGCTGTTCCTCATCCTGATGATCGAGTAGAATATGAGCTATGGACAACTAGCAATGATGAATGTGGAGTCAAATGTGAGATGCTGATGGGATTTACGAAGGAATTTAAGGGTGCAGCTCAGATTCTTGAAAAGGGTGGTTATACTCAGTTCACACCACACTATATCACATGGTATTGTCCTCAGGCTTTCACAATAAGCAAACAGTGCAAATCTCAGTGCATCAATCATGGAAGATACTGTGCTCCAGATCCTGATCAAGACTTCAGCAGAGGCTATGAAGGGAAAGATGTGGTGATTGAAAACTTGAGGCAGCTCTGTGTATTCAAAGTAGCAAATGAGTCAAGAAAGCCTTGGATATGGTGGGATTATGTCACTGATTTTCAAATAAGGTGTCCCATGAAGGATAAAAAGTACAATAAGGATTGTGCTGAGGGGGTAATCAAATCATTGG GACTTGATATGAAGAAGATTGAGAAGTGTATGGGAGATCCAGAAGCTGATGAAGATAACCCTGTTCTTAAAGAAGAGCAGGAGGCTCAG ATTGGAAAAGGATCTAGAGGTGATGTGACCATACTTCCCACACTTGTTGTTAACAATCATCAATACCGAG GGAAGTTGGAGAAAGGAGCTGTATTGAAGGCTGTTTGTTCTGGTTTTGAAGAAACTACCGAACCTGCTGTGTGCTTAAGTGATG ACATAGAAACAAATGAGTGTCTTGATAATAATGGTGGCTGTTGGCAAGACAAAGCTGCTAATGTTACTGCTTGCAAG GACACATTCCGTGGAAGAGTATGTGAATGCCCCCTTGTAAATGGCGTGCAGTTTTCAGGGGATGGCTACAGCTTATGCAAAC CAAATGGACCTGGTAGGTGCAAGATGAACAACGGAGGCTGTTGGCATGAAACTCGCCATGGACAGACATTTACAGCTTGTGTG GACCATGAGGATACCTGCAAATGTCCTCCTGGGTTTAAGGGTGATGGTGCGAATAGTTGTGTAG ATATTGACGAGTGCAAAGAGAAAACAGCTTGTCAGTGCTCTGAATGTAACTGTAAGAATACATGGGGTAGCTACGACTGCTTGTGCAGCGGAGATCTGTTGTATATGAAGGATCACGATACCTGCATAA GCAAATCGGCTGCACAGGCAAAATCAACATGGACAGCTGTATGGCTTAGTTTCATAGGTTTGGGTATTGCTGCTGCTGGTGTTTATCTCTTTTACAAGTACAGGATCAGG CAATACATGGATTCGGAAATACGAGCTATAATGGCTCAGTACATGCCGCTTGACAGCCAGACCGAAATCCCAAATCATTCAAGTGATGATCGTGCATAA
- the LOC130823421 gene encoding transcription factor bHLH84-like: MEVGQEWSSFNGVNSINEEANFMAQLFQDSLTSSCYSGMSTGDDNLSVFLTDLSQGSSTYSGSGPSATATGRSSSNSNNSSTTSTVAYPFQGTYCLSDAYEFFPVEYYPSANKNFVHYFPCNNSMETNVEMGYGGDHQPALSDTQLQLKQEYDHISEIEPVSDDVKCNDLLDNGGRKRSRIIEKGKRNTRTKKNQKTGSDDEDNNVPEIHRQNSGSCSEEDYNGVAVCSSLSSKGTATINSNGKTRASRGAATDPQSIYARKRRERINERLKILQNLVPNGTKVDISTMLEEAVQYVKFLQLQIKLLSSDDLWMYAPLAYNGMDIGLDSKIRALL, encoded by the exons atGGAGGTTGGGCAAGAATGGAGCTCCTTCAACGGAGTTAATTCTATTAATGAAGAAGCTAATTTTATGGCTCAATTATTTCAGGACTCTTTGACGTCATCCTGCTACTCGGGTATGAGTACAGGGGATGACAATTTGTCGGTTTTTCTAACCGATTTGTCACAAGGAAGTTCGACTTACAGTGGCAGTGGGCCCAGTGCCACTGCCACTGGTCGCAGTAGcagtaatagtaataacagcAGTACTACTAGTACTGTTGCGTATCCATTTCAGGGTACTTATTGTTTAAGTGATGCTTATGAGTTTTTTCCGGTTGAGTATTATCCTAGTGCAAACAAAAATTTTGTGCACTATTTTCCATGTAATAATTCCATGGAAACTAATGTTGAAATGGGTTATGGTGGAGATCATCAACCAGCATTGTCAGATACACAATTGCAGTTGAAACAAGAGTATGATCACATTTCTGAAATTGAACCGGTTTCTGACGATGTCAAATGTAATGACTTGTTAGATAATGGCGGAAGGAAACGATCCAGAATCATAGAg AAGGGGAAAAGAAATACTAGGACAAAAAAGAATCAGAAAACTGGTTCAGACGATGAAGATAATAATGTTCCTGAGATTCATAGACAAAATTCAGGTAGTTGTTCGGAAGAGGACTATAATGGCGTAGCAGTTTGTTCGAGTTTGAGCTCCAAAGGGACTGCAACTATCAACTCCAACGGTAAAACAAGAGCTAGTAGGGGGGCTGCAACCGATCCTCAGAGTATTTATGCTagg AAAAGGAGAGAAAGGATTAATGAAAGACTAAAAATCTTGCAGAATCTTGTTCCTAATGGAACCAAG GTTGATATAAGCACAATGCTTGAAGAAGCTGTCCAATATGTCAAATTTTTGCAGCTGCAAATCAAG TTATTGAGTTCAGATGACTTATGGATGTATGCACCTCTTGCATACAATGGAATGGACATTGGTCTTGATTCAAAGATTAGAGCTCTACTATAA
- the LOC130823422 gene encoding uncharacterized protein LOC130823422, whose translation MDVATTNSDTNPTNLPETPLIVRRRLNKKGLPMDDSDESSSVRITPHYEPIKAGDESSVSPIYPPEIMKTAPWEVSIAFFPNYLPRINPDLEGLLYVDMENLEGSAESSGRESAAPAPPPFYIPDGGPLNYFIDVQTKRDLDNRREAISQKWGLKDNINIITPGNYDTVRFPPPHCIAVYFPSFELGLRFPLHPFFREVLEFLDVSVPELYPNAWGCMVAFLILCKVLAVPPTLTAFRYIFRARLCNSQSYGCGWITFTHRRGLKIVQDLPDNQKGYRTKFAYLYNSEGWNIKTSFDIKPNLSGFNNGIPQCSFNDAVIIEYAKMDVQLGRKPMNVQLNWIPGRPELENENLLSAFGISLAIDRRIAKQNLRAKSPELMKKFSVLRLASGAIQRAEDKPLPLPPKDSATVEKGLEDVPSEQEALRLLEERKQVHIPDESERVVPPQTRGATKKSGKKKRKRDSSSHKEKSAKRPSVGAVPTARPLQIRPVEEETSPLQDSPRPSSDKGKEKMGESSAAPSSQYAEVYRRREVSPFRRDTPFPELGHKGLVVRFNRATSNLISKVDVDLLESMPPRDRVRQAQASAAEAFIRLAFELDANRQSAADQETMAALTSRCEELNEELTKLREDLPSLKEKLAKCSELKERLVKTEQWRERARKQLDQIVENLDAASTRSASISHEVGLLMDTHAKLVHQNQQLMQQVSADSSHFKMILSAAKVYKLCLTRKARIARDWLLSDEPEASKFLGDLTAEMVKAGTMISDEKYRLAAAELGMDFTSLQQTAEQKGSEALSNLAPVLDGESAVLVDTVWDAAEKRAWSEKINAEAEREALSLDLEQLALSSPPASDVPENLTLSNLEVLCLDLSNLIIDEGRNLQSLSRELSEIGVEPFNVEDYVSFTPSFEEGRIESPPPPGEDVEAFFDDV comes from the exons atgGATGTCGCGACTACTAACTCAGACACCaaccctactaacttgccggaaactcctttgatagtacgtaggcgtcttaataaaaagggtTTACCAATGGATGACTCGGATGAAAGTAGTTCAGTGAGAATTaccccccattatgaaccaataaaagctgGGGATGAGTCGTCCGTATCTcctatataccctccggagattatgaaaactgctccttgggaagtgagcattgctttctttccaaattacttgccgcgaataaatcctgacctagaagggttattgtatgtagatatggaaaaccttgaaggatcagccgagtcttcaGGAAGAGAGAGTGCGGCGCCAGctcctcctccattctacattccaGACGGCGGGCCTCTAAATTACTTTATTGACGTACAGACTAAGAGAGATCTAGACAACCGTCGGgaggccatctctcaaaaatggggtttaaaagataacataaatattattaccccggggaattatgacaccgttaggtttccccctCCACATTGTATAGCCGTATACTTCccttcttttgaattagggcttagatttcctcttcacccgttttttagagaggtgttagagtttttggACGTCtcagtgcccgagttatacccgaacgcctggggttgtatggtggcctttttgatcttgtgtaaagttttggccgtgccaccaacactcacagcttttagatatatattcagagcccgcctatgtaattcccaatcatacggctgtggctggattaCTTTCACCCACCGTcgaggactgaagatagtccaagacctccccgataaccagaaggggtataggacaAAATTCGCATACTTATACAACTCAGAGGGATGGAATATCAAGACCTCTTTTGATATAAAGCCCAATCTctcgggttttaataatgggatcccgcaatGTTCCTTTAACGATGCGGTGATCATAGAatatgcaaagatggacgttcaattgggaaggaaaccaatgaacgtccaacttaattggataccTGGTCGTCCTGAgctggagaatgagaacctcctctcagccTTCGGCAttagcttggctatcgatcgga GGATAGCCAAGCAAAATCTTCGAGCCAAGAGTCCTGAactaatgaagaaattcagTGTTCTGAGACTTGCTTCAGGGGCCATCCAGCGGGCCGAGGATAagcctcttccccttcctccAAAG gactcggcAACCGTGGAGAAGGGTCTGGAGGACGTGCCTTCGGAGCAAGAGGCTCTCCGACTTCTTGAAGAAAGAAAGCAGGTTCATATCCCCGATGAATCTGAGAGGGTGGTTCCTCCTCAGACGAGGGGTGCGACAaaaaagagtgggaagaagaagaggaagcgggATTCTTCTTCCCACAAGGAGAAGTCGGCAAAGAGGCCCTCCGTGGGCGCGGTCCCTACCGCCCGGCCCCTCCAAATAAGGCCAGTTGAAGAGGAGACCTCGCCCCTTCAAGACTCTCCACGGCCATCTTCAGATAAAGGGAAGGAGAAAATGGGGGAATCTTCCGCGGCTCCCTCCTCTCAGTATGCCGAGGTTTACCGTCGTCGGGAGGTTTCCCCTTTTCGACGCGACACACCCTTTCCGGAGCTGGGGCATAAGGGCTTAGTAGTCCGCTTTaacagggcgacgtccaacTTAATCAGCAAAGTGGACGTCGACCTTTTAGAATCTATGCCCCCCCGTGATAGGGTGCGTCAAGCACAAGCTTCGGCGGCGGAG GCGTTCATACGGTTGGCCTTTGAGCTCGACGCCAACCGTCAAAGTGCCGCGGACCAGGAAACCATGGCCGCCCTTACCTCCCGCTGCGAAGAGCTGAACGAAGAATTAACAAAACTGCGGGAGGACCTGCCGAGCCTCAAAGAAAAACTGGCCAAGTGCTCTGAGCTGAAAGAACGCTTGGTCAAAACCGAACAATGGCGGGAAAGGGCGAGGAAGCAGCTGGATCAGATCGTCGAGAACTTGGATGCTGCTTCCACCAGGTCCGCGAGCATCAGCCATGAGGTCGGCTTGCTGATGGATACTCATGCCAAgctcgttcatcagaaccagcaacTAATGCAGCAAGTGTCGGCCGATTCTTCCCACTTCAAAATGATTCTATCCGCGGCTAAAGTATACAAATTGTGCCTAACCAGGAAGGCCCGGATAGCTCGAGATTGGCTTCTctcggatgagccggaagcgTCGAAGTTTCTCGGAGATCTGACGGCCGAGATGGTGAAGGCCGGAACCATGATTAGTGACGAGAAGTATCGTCTGGCTGCCGCAGAGTTGGGCATGGATTTTACTTCCCTTCAGCAAACTGCTGAACAAAAGGGGAGTGAAGCTTTGTCCAACCTTGCTCCTGTCTTGGACggggagtcggcggtactggtcGACACGGTCTGGGACGCGGCCGAAAAGAGGGCCTGGTCTGAAAAGATAAATGCCGAGGCTGAGAGGGAGGCTTTAAGTCTCGACTTGGAGCAGCTGGCTCTCTCTTCTCCTCCGGCGTCAGATGTCCCAGAGAACTTGACGCTCTCCAACCTGGAGGTTCTATGCCTTGATCTATCGAATCTCATTATTGACGAAGGCCGGAACCTCCAGAGCTTGTCCCGGGAGTTGTCTGAGATCGGGGTGGAGCCGTTCAATGTTGAAGATTATGTCAGCTTCACCCCGAGTTTTGAAGAGGGAAGGATCGAATCTCCTCCGCCGCCGGGTGAAGATGTCGAGGCCTTTTTTGACGATGTATAA
- the LOC130824351 gene encoding uncharacterized protein LOC130824351, with protein MEDETRTVIAPDQPVTMGQLLQLFKQLNSNKPPTETVTNTHTLQISEKLKNQNYTKWSRLMHLAISGRDRLNHIIDDPPSTNDPAYNQWIRSDSIVISWILENIESDLVNQYLDFPTAKTLWQGIETLYSSGRDGLQIFDLTVKTNKIQQGTDTIETYYSKLIVLWKEIDRRQPNPMKDPCDIIYNQITQQNRLYQFLAGINETFDKDRKDLLLLDPLRTVEEEKY; from the coding sequence ATGGAAGACGAAACAAGAACCGTCATAGCACCAGATCAACCGGTCACAATGGGACAGTTGTTGCAACTGTTTAAACAGTTAAACTCCAACAAACCACCCACCGAAACCGTAACCAACACCCATACCCTCCAAATCTCAGAGAAATTAAAGAACCAgaattacacaaaatggtccAGGCTGATGCACTTAGCCATTAGTGGACGAGATCGTCTCAATCACATCATCGACGACCCTCCATCCACAAATGACCCAGCATACAACCAATGGATCAGAAGCGACTCGATTGTTATCTCATGGATTTTGGAGAATATAGAGTCTGACCTAGTGAATCAGTATCTTGATTTCCCGACAGCCAAAACGTTATGGCAAGGGATTGAGACACTGTACAGTAGTGGGAGAGACGGCCTACAAATATTCGATTTAACAGTCAAAACCAACAAAATCCAACAAGGAACAGACACCATCGAAACATACTACAGCAAGTTAATTGTCCTATGGAAAGAAATTGACCGGAGACAACCAAATCCTATGAAGGATCCATGCGACATCATCTATAATCAAATAACCCAACAAAACAGATTATACCAGTTTTTAGCGGGAATCAATGAAACATTCGACAAGGATAGAAAAGATCTCCTCCTCTTAGACCCTCTTCGTACAGTGGAGGAGGAGAAATACTGA